AATTGCTCAAAAATTACATGAAGCTCCTGAAGAGAAATTATATTTGAAATTAGAAGATATAAATTCAAAACAATTACAACGATTAGCTAGAGTATTAAAAGGAGTTTCAGGTTCTACTCCTGTTTATCTGGTACTTAAATTAGCCAAAGAGAAGATTGTTATTTCAACTGGTAATCAGTTTTCAGTTAAATTGGAAACAGAATTGGAAAATAAGCTACAAGAGATTTCTGGAGTAAAAGATTACATTTTAGCTTAATCAAACATATAATGAATATATCATAATAGTTTAAGGAGTTTATAGGAGGGGAATTAGATGAAGGAATTGGTAATTAATTTATTAAAACAAAGAGGAGTTAAGTTAAGGTCCATAGCAGAGATTGCTTATGATTTACAGTCACCTTATAATCCTGGTTTGACGTTAGAAGACTGTATTATCAGTGTGGAGCAGGTATTTGAAAAACGCGAGGTACAACATACAATTTTAACTGGATTAGCTTTAGATAAGATGGCCGAGGAAGATAACTTAGAAGAACCATTAGCTACTATTATTAAGACTGATGAGCCGCTATATGGAATTGATGAAAGTCTAGCTATGACTATAGCTAATATATATGGTACTATTGGAGTAACTAGCTTTGGATATTTGGATAAAAAGAAGACGGGAATTATTGAAGAGCTGGATAGTAGTGAAGGAAGAGTTGATACCTTTCTTGATGACATTGTGGCTGGAATTGCTTCGGCTGCTTCGGCGAGATTGGCTCATCAATTAAAGAAAGAAGAACAGGCTGAGATTTCATAATATTTTAGAAAATTGAATGGGAGGGGAGCGGTGTGGAAGGGAGTCAAATAGATTATTATCAGATAAGAACTACTGTAGGCGGTACTGAAAGTTATAAACTACGAGAGAAAATTTCTGATTATGATATTCACTATTCAGTTAAAGTAATTAGAGGACCTGAGGGAAGAAGGGTTGATTTGTCAGTTGTAGTTAAAAGTGAGATGTTAGAAGAAATGATGGCTTTAATTAAAGATATATGTATGGACCCAATTATTACTATCGTTCCTGTTGCAGATTTCAAAGATCAAAAAGAAGTAAGAGATTGGCGGCAAGTAACATTAATGGATGGAGCTAGTGTTAGTTCTTTAGCAGAACTTTATGATGGAGTTTATTTAGATCATGGTAGTCGAGTAGTAGGTAATGCTATTTTAAATGAAGAAGTTAGAATTGGTCAAAATACATTTGTTGGAACTGGTGTGATTATTAGAAAGAATAC
The DNA window shown above is from Sporohalobacter salinus and carries:
- a CDS encoding phosphatidylglycerophosphatase A, with the protein product MKELVINLLKQRGVKLRSIAEIAYDLQSPYNPGLTLEDCIISVEQVFEKREVQHTILTGLALDKMAEEDNLEEPLATIIKTDEPLYGIDESLAMTIANIYGTIGVTSFGYLDKKKTGIIEELDSSEGRVDTFLDDIVAGIASAASARLAHQLKKEEQAEIS